ATTCACATCGTGTCATGGGTTCAATTATGATCACTTGAAGGCTTTGCTTTGCTGAGTAACCAGATGGATATATCAGGTATATGAAAAGTTGCAGATACTATTGTGATCTTGCTATTTCTGGTCTCACATCGTCAGAACAAAAATGCTGTCAGTTGATGTCTTCTAGCTAGGATTGGATTACCGGATTGACAGCTATTGTCCAATCATATCTAATGCCGGTTACAAAACCTTGTGAACATTTTACTCTTATTCTCACCAATATTGGAATCAATCTTACATATTTAAGAAAGATCTATATCAAATGAGCAAAATCAAGTCAAGATAGTACATAGGGTCCTACCAATTCTGAACGAAATTGGGCTACATTTCTGTTCAATCTTTATGCAGGAGTTCTACCAAGTTGCACGCAAGTCTGTTCTGTTGTAACCGTGTATTAGAGACAACCTTGTGTGTTGTGATAGCTCATAACTAATTATAGCTACTTAGTATATTATCCTTTTAATCGCAATATGCTTCTCTAGTTAGTTTACCTCTATGTACATTGGGATGCAACAGACTTGGATTCCAGATCTGACAGTTGGTTTTAACATACACACCAACATTTACCTTTAGCATAAGTTCTCCCTTGATATCataaatatataatcatattgttAATTCTTCTAAGATCACTTAAAATTATCAATAACGATTAAACAAATAAGTATAAGATGATGGGTGACAGTCTGCACAAACTACATTGTTTTGTCTGTTTCTAGTATAGATAACAGAACAGAAGAGCTGTAGTTAAGTAGATGCCTACCAGTTATGATCATGAGTAACCATTATTTACTAATCTCAGCTATTGACCCTTACAAAAAATCTGTGAATTTTTAACAGCACGCACGCTGATAAGAGTGCTACCCTGCTAGAGTTGTAACAAGACACAGAGACAACTTCCAAAAACTTGTTAGTTGATGGAGATTGAAACCGAATTTTATCCTATAAATTTCGTAACCAATTGATATGCATGAATTgcaaataatatttttgaagaaaaaaattggaaggaAAAAAACGACAACTATTTTAGCTGTAGCATGAATGATTAGCGATGAGATTACTcaagtagaatttttttttctctgtgatGCAGTTATATTACTGGAAACGGACACTTTCTCCCTATGGTTTATGGACACATGAAGATTGCTATTCACACTGATTAGAATATTCTGCAGAAAATAATGTGTACAAATGTGGCAGTTACAGAGCAGTTATGGATATCATATATAGCTAAGAAGAACAAGAACAGGGCTTTTCTGAAGTTGACAAATCCAAATATGgagctaaaaaaaatatgctgacTAGTCTATAGAACACTGCCTCGTCATATCATTTGAAAGTATCAACTGGCATGCATATCCTAAAATATTATCATTTGCTACTAAGTACATCCCAATTCAGTCTGCATCTCTATTctgcaatttttttcaaaatcgaCTACCAGTAGATGTTTACTCTCTGTTTACAAGTCAATCATAATACTCGTGTGAGCGATGTAACTGCAAACTAGAGCAAGATGTACAGAAAATCAAAGATTATCTTAGCTTTGTACAGTGCCTGAAAATCAAAACATGTTCATATTTGACCGAGCCTGATATTGTTAGCCACCTTAGTCTCAATGATCACTATCACTAGCAGTCTGTTTGTTATGAATCACATGCGCAGCTAATATACTGTTTTGCTAAAAAGATTTTTATTGCAAATTTATCTATATACAGATGTTCTAATGCATCCTAATACCCATGGAAGCTGGGGTGTTACGCATGATGATAGAGGTGTACCACATTCTGAAGCTATCATACACGAAACTCCAAACAGAAAGGTAACACCTGTCACCCTGTCTTGCCACTAGAGTACAAATTCAATATTGGAACCCAGAATTAcgaaaattaaaaacaaaataataaaaatgaaatgGAAAAACAGAATGTACACAAGACAGAGAGAAGACATGCCGAGGCCTATAAATACTTCACAAGTTCACATCCCCTTCTGCACTCAGACCATCCCAATGAACAGAGTTTCAAAAGAGAAAGAAGTATAGCCCTTCAGGCTGTCACAGCACTTGTGTCTAAGAGCTCCACCTCCATCACACCATGACTGCAAGGTTGGCACTGCTCGCCAGCCTTCTTCTCCTGCTCCAACTGGTGCCGCCATCCTCTGCCGTGGTGTTGGAGCTCCACGGTAACGTCTACCCTATTGGGTAAGCAAACCTTCTTTCCAGAGAACCCATCAACGTTTTGTGTGTCCAATGTTCAGTGCAATGTTTGACATTTTTGTTGTTCTCTGCAGCCATTTCTTCGTCACCATGAACATCGGCGACCCGGCAAAACCCTACTTCCTGGACATCGACACCGGCAGCACCCTCACCTGGCTGCAGTGCGACTACCCCTGCATTAATTGCAACAAGGCACACTCACTATTTTATCCTCGTTTAATTGGCAGTTTCGTTCAAAAAAATAAGGGCACACTCACATGCCACATTTTAGCTCTATGAAGCATAGGAGTTCAAGATTGAATTGTGTTGCAAATATGCATGATTCGCTTCTACTCCCACTCAGAATAGGCTAAAAAATGAGCAATCAGCAATGCAAACATGTCACTTTAGTTTCAGTTACAGCTATTGTCAACCCTTTCTCACAATCAACACAGGTACCACACGGGTTGTACAAGCCAGAACTAAAATATGCGGTGAAATGCACCGAACAACGGTGTGCCGACCTGTACGCTGATCTGAGAAAGCCGATGAAATGCGGGCCCAAGAACCAATGTCACTATGGGATTCAGTATGTTGGTGGGTCATCCATTGGCGTGCTCATCGTCGACAGCTTCTCCCTCCCAGCAAGCAATGGCACCAATCCTACCAGCATCGCATTTGGGTAAGCCACCACAAGCCGAAACATTGCGCATTTGCTTGATGTCACTATAGTGCCACACACCAACAACAACGGTGATGACTGATGACCCTCGCTTGCTTGCTCATGTAGCTGTGGGTACAATCAGGGGAAGAACAATCACAATGTGCCCACACCGGTAAACGGCATCCTCGGGCTCGGTAGAGGAAAGGTTACGCTGCTCTCACAGCTCAAGTCCCAGGGGGTGATCACCAAGCATGTCTTGGGCCATTGCATCAGCTCAAAAGGAAAGGGTTTCCT
The nucleotide sequence above comes from Oryza glaberrima chromosome 11, OglaRS2, whole genome shotgun sequence. Encoded proteins:
- the LOC127754135 gene encoding aspartic proteinase Asp1, encoding MTARLALLASLLLLLQLVPPSSAVVLELHGNVYPIGHFFVTMNIGDPAKPYFLDIDTGSTLTWLQCDYPCINCNKVPHGLYKPELKYAVKCTEQRCADLYADLRKPMKCGPKNQCHYGIQYVGGSSIGVLIVDSFSLPASNGTNPTSIAFGCGYNQGKNNHNVPTPVNGILGLGRGKVTLLSQLKSQGVITKHVLGHCISSKGKGFLFFGDAKVPTSGVTWSPMNREHKHYSPRQGTLHFNSNSKPISAAPMEVIFDSGATYTYFALQPYHATLSVVKSTLSKECKFLTEVKEKDRALTVCWKGKDKIRTIDEVKKCFRSLSLKFADGDKKATLEIPPEHYLIISQEGHVCLGILDGSKEHPSLAGTNLIGGITMLDQMVIYDSERLLLGWVNYQCDRIPRSASAITSRL